The Narcine bancroftii isolate sNarBan1 chromosome 6, sNarBan1.hap1, whole genome shotgun sequence genome window below encodes:
- the LOC138736351 gene encoding uncharacterized protein isoform X3, translating to MPSLWAVAGIVLLLGPALLALDLQRDETGWCDHSKALHRRLNIIEKGDDGGITKILRQFSLVPTKLEKLMQFGMQSFAASLPDH from the exons ATGCCTTCACTTTGGGCTGTCGCCGGGATCGTGCTGCTCCTTGGACCAGCGCTGCTCG CGCTGGATCTTCAGCGAGACGAGACAGGCTGGTGTGACCACAGCAAAGCACTCCACAGGCGGTTGAACATTATAGAGAAG ggtgatgatggtggcatcacgaagatcctgaggcagttttccttggtcccaacaaagcttgaaaaactcatgcagtttggcatgcagagttttgccgccagccttccagaccactaG
- the LOC138736351 gene encoding placenta-specific protein 9-like isoform X2 — MPSLWAVAGIVLLLGPALLALDLQRDETGWCDHSKALHRRLNIIEKNIEQTVNHMEAEVSDLLALISTTNVSLPSGPPHIDIFDSGG; from the exons ATGCCTTCACTTTGGGCTGTCGCCGGGATCGTGCTGCTCCTTGGACCAGCGCTGCTCG CGCTGGATCTTCAGCGAGACGAGACAGGCTGGTGTGACCACAGCAAAGCACTCCACAGGCGGTTGAACATTATAGAGAAG AATATAGAACAGACAGTGAATCACATGGAGGCAGAGGTGTCCGATCTGCTGGCACTCATCAGTACAACAAACGTATCTCTTCCATCAGGACCTCCGCACATTGATATTTTTGACAGCG GAGGCTAG
- the LOC138736351 gene encoding placenta-specific protein 9-like isoform X1 has translation MPSLWAVAGIVLLLGPALLALDLQRDETGWCDHSKALHRRLNIIEKNIEQTVNHMEAEVSDLLALISTTNVSLPSGPPHIDIFDSGLI, from the exons ATGCCTTCACTTTGGGCTGTCGCCGGGATCGTGCTGCTCCTTGGACCAGCGCTGCTCG CGCTGGATCTTCAGCGAGACGAGACAGGCTGGTGTGACCACAGCAAAGCACTCCACAGGCGGTTGAACATTATAGAGAAG AATATAGAACAGACAGTGAATCACATGGAGGCAGAGGTGTCCGATCTGCTGGCACTCATCAGTACAACAAACGTATCTCTTCCATCAGGACCTCCGCACATTGATATTTTTGACAGCG GTTTGATTTAA